One Diabrotica virgifera virgifera chromosome 3, PGI_DIABVI_V3a genomic window carries:
- the LOC126882541 gene encoding uracil-DNA glycosylase 1-like, whose amino-acid sequence MTNFIKQHLPEEVKVIIVGQDPNDAGATGLAFSKDVGAGIYQSTAIILEEVRNDIGENNLRPFPRDYGNLDYWAKQGVLLLNSALTKPTNKDESHANLGWDEIVGELIKRLQQINKNIIIMFWGLLARELSEYVELYDQNQLLFAGLPTMNN is encoded by the coding sequence ACCTGAAGAAGTGAAAGTGATTATAGTGGGCCAAGATCCAAATGATGCTGGTGCTACTGGACTGGCGTTCAGTAAAGATGTTGGTGCGGGAATTTATCAGTCAACAGCAATTATTTTAGAAGAAGTTAGAAATGATATAGGTGAAAACAACCTTAGACCATTTCCAAGAGATTATGGAAATCTGGACTACTGGGCTAAACAAGGAGTTCTTCTTTTAAATTCAGCTCTAACAAAACCTACAAATAAAGATGAATCACATGCGAACCTAGGATGGGACGAAATCGTAGGAGAATTAATTAAACGGTtgcaacaaataaataaaaatataataattatgttTTGGGGATTGTTAGCTAGAGAGTTGTCCGAATATGTTGAGTTGTATGACCAGAATCAACTACTTTTCGCCGGTCTCCCCACTATGAATAATTAA